In Drosophila simulans strain w501 chromosome X, Prin_Dsim_3.1, whole genome shotgun sequence, one DNA window encodes the following:
- the LOC6725417 gene encoding testis-expressed protein 10 homolog, protein MGGHHKKNLRAEKAKVKLKGAKLPKGLNVTKTDFKVRKIEIREQLKESSYSETGQRQFNLKETLSRLKHHSVKFRTDAQRNVRDSLKSGNADHLIGHLNELFQGIAAGALDMEGSARKESFKTLDVLLEALQPQAVAPFFHVIATYLRCAMTHVLPAIQEDSLLMLDVLLLRVPPAFLAERSASTIIGNFIDMISRARHDNERSNRTLTLNLSQGKQTTVKWRTKVLIRLQQILSTLVTSKTAKPAAARVVHFEEMRPQYYNVLCPVRQDNRNLHAILNESKLTAEGTQLHTYVEQLLPLLQDNWMEVRPQQQQPLLNQDAAASLHVVIGLMSLLWNLIEQHEAEHSTTELSDWLRKNYAQKFLLNFLDKDGSRFPYQQIPLATKKSSKDKGAVDGGELCVPQNLGIVQLACKFFPTPLERQTQMFAHLIAYMHETLKRLNSLSPEQQLSLVASLRALLFENATSLMKIVAEPLTSLLSASIEAYVSQRFTTREGVATRVLNLLCEIVERSDLYTRFGGEQRFTPFLSYLPQLLLKPTVGESTLRAMATLCRQLNGVFMAALVRSAPEIVSHLHKLQITGDIEGQEKFENHKRVLNLFYYARELDKEGKLERSVKQLEEQVESKGIADYLKAVLGYD, encoded by the coding sequence ATGGGAGGCCACCACAAGAAGAACCTGCGTGCGGAGAAGGCCAAGGTGAAGCTGAAGGGCGCCAAGCTGCCCAAGGGCCTGAACGTGACCAAGACGGACTTCAAGGTGCGCAAAATCGAGATTCGGGAGCAGCTGAAGGAGTCCTCCTACTCGGAAACTGGCCAGCGACAGTTCAATCTCAAGGAGACACTGTCCCGTCTGAAGCATCACAGTGTCAAGTTCCGCACTGATGCACAGCGCAATGTGCGCGACTCCCTGAAGTCCGGCAATGCGGACCATTTGATTGGTCATCTGAACGAGCTGTTTCAAGGAATTGCGGCTGGAGCTTTGGACATGGAGGGGTCGGCGCGAAAGGAATCATTCAAGACGCTTGATGTTCTGCTAGAGGCACTGCAGCCACAGGCAGTGGCGCCCTTCTTCCATGTCATAGCCACCTATTTGCGTTGCGCCATGACCCATGTGCTGCCCGCCATCCAGGAGGACTCGCTGCTCATGCTCGACGTCCTACTGCTGCGCGTACCACCGGCTTTCTTGGCCGAGCGGAGTGCCAGCACCATAATTGGCAACTTCATCGACATGATCTCCCGCGCCCGCCACGACAACGAGCGTTCGAATCGCACGTTGACATTGAACCTGAGCCAGGGCAAGCAGACGACTGTGAAGTGGCGCACCAAGGTGCTTATCCGTCTGCAGCAGATCCTCAGCACGCTAGTCACCTCGAAGACGGCAAAGCCAGCCGCTGCCCGTGTGGTTCACTTCGAGGAGATGCGTCCGCAGTACTACAATGTGCTGTGTCCCGTGCGCCAGGACAACCGCAATCTGCATGCCATCCTCAATGAATCCAAGCTAACGGCGGAGGGCACTCAACTGCATACGTATGTGGAGCAACTGCTACCACTTCTCCAGGACAACTGGATGGAGGTgcggccgcagcagcaacaacctcTGCTCAACCAAGATGCGGCGGCCAGTCTGCATGTGGTGATTGGCCTAATGAGTCTGCTCTGGAACCTGATTGAACAGCACGAGGCGGAGCACAGTACCACGGAACTAAGCGATTGGCTGAGGAAAAACTATGCCCAGAAGTTCCTGCTCAATTTTTTGGACAAGGACGGCAGTCGTTTTCCCTACCAACAGATACCTCTGGCAACCAAGAAATCATCCAAAGACAAGGGAGCCGTAGATGGCGGAGAGCTCTGTGTGCCACAAAACCTGGGTATTGTCCAGCTGGCCTGTAAGTTCTTTCCGACTCCCCTCGAGAGACAGACTCAAATGTTTGCGCATTTAATTGCGTACATGCACGAGACTTTGAAGCGCCTTAATTCACTGTCACCGGAGCAGCAGCTCTCACTGGTGGCTTCACTCCGTGCGCTGCTCTTCGAAAACGCCACATCGCTGATGAAAATCGTGGCGGAGCCGTTGACCAGCCTGCTGAGCGCATCCATTGAGGCATATGTGAGCCAACGATTCACCACACGCGAGGGCGTGGCCACTCGGGTGCTGAACCTTCTCTGCGAGATTGTGGAACGTTCCGATTTGTACACGCGCTTCGGCGGCGAACAGAGATTCACTCCGTTTCTGAGCTATCTGCCGCAACTGCTGCTGAAGCCAACAGTGGGTGAGAGTACGTTGCGAGCCATGGCCACGCTCTGCCGCCAACTGAATGGAGTCTTTATGGCCGCTCTAGTCCGGTCTGCTCCTGAGATAGTCAGCCACTTGCATAAGCTGCAGATCACGGGCGATATCGAAGGCCAGGAGAAGTTCGAGAACCATAAGCGAGTTCTTAACTTGTTCTACTATGCCAGAGAATTGGATAAAGAGGGCAAACTGGAGCGTTCAGTtaagcagctggaggagcaggtggagaGCAAAGGAATTGCCGATTACCTAAAGGCTGTACTCGGCTACGACTAG
- the LOC6725418 gene encoding WD repeat-containing protein 46, translating into MTKIAPKGRPKAKTPYKRYFDGQKDTETGDGDLKHVKVFSKNRQNFTGDFISMLNKTKKPRPQKAPAKPTKEELEARPKKNPIPKETLDKYSRGEQVQPKGVKTRHFKEQQTRKEVYLEYATEQAARTELLLQETAGQLDADEGETTAEFRQSQIAENVDIQSSAKHFNLNMEFGPYQMRYTKNGRHLLLGGRRGHVAAFDWVTKRLHCEFNVMESVEDVQWLHVPTMYAVAQKSWVYFYDKKGTELHCIKRLNRVNRLDFLPYHFLLAAGNSAGYASWLDVSIGELVGNFNTGLGDIRMLRHNPRNGVLCIGGGRGVVSMWSPKVREPLAKLLCHSTAMTALAVDPKGQHLVTAGLDRAVKVWDIRMLVHDKPLTHFQLRLPANELDVSQRGMLALSQGTYLETYSDLLSGGGSGDGTRLPYIRQRCDAFVHGLRFCPYEDVLGVATAKGFQSLLVPGSGEPNFDAMEDNPYETSKQRREHEVHALLEKIPPDLITLDPQEITGVDAPTLQEKIDAKRKLFHLKAPRINMKTRHKMKGRGGTAKAARNKQIVKDAKRKEFIAEVREAKKNVIKQHKVDEVGAKGKPKTKAPRSVLDRFKPKPPKKQKT; encoded by the exons ATGACGAAAATAGCGCCAAAAGGGCGCCCAAAGGCTAAGACGCCCTACAAACGCTACTTCGACGGCCAAAAGGACACAGAAACGGGCGACGGCGATCTGAAACATGTAAAGGTGTTCAGCAAAAACCGACAGAATTTCACTGGCGATTTTATCAGTatgctaaataaaacgaagaagCCGCGTCCCCAAAAGGCTCCCGCCAAACCCACAAAAGAGGAGCTGGAGGCCAGGCCCAAGAAGAACCCGATTCCCAAAGAGACCCTCGACAAGTACTCACGTGGCGAGCAAGTGCAGCCGAAAGGTGTAAAAACGCGGCACTTCAAGGAGCAGCAGACGCGCAAGGAGGTCTACCTCGAATATGCCACCGAGCAGGCGGCCCGCACAGAGCTCCTACTCCAGGAAACCGCTGGGCAGCTAGATGCAGATGAGGGCGAGACCACCGCCGAATTTAGGCAGTCCCAGATTGCCGAGAATGTGGATATCCAGTCGTCGGCCAAGCACTTCAACCTGAACATGGAATTCGGTCCGTATCAAATGCGCTACACCAAGAACGGCAGGCATTTGCTGCTCGGCGGCAGACGCGGTCATGTGGCCGCCTTCGATTGGGTGACCAAGCGACTGCACTGCGAATTCAATGTGATGGAGAGCGTCGAGGATGTTCAGTGGCTGCATGTGCCCACCATGTACGCGGTGGCCCAGAAGAGCTGGGTCTATTTCTACGACAAGAAGGGCACCGAACTGCATTGCATCAAGCGGCTGAATCGCGTCAATCGCCTGGACTTCCTGCCCTACCACTTCCTCCTGGCCGCCGGCAACAGTGCGGGCTATGCTTCCTGGCTGGACGTCTCCATTGGCGAGCTGGTGGGTAACTTTAACACGGGACTGGGCGATATACGCATGCTGCGACACAATCCCAGAAATGGTGTACTCTGCATTGGCGGCGGACGTGGCGTGGTGTCCATGTGGTCGCCCAAGGTGCGTGAGCCGCTGGCCAAGCTGCTGTGCCATTCGACAGCCATGACTGCTCTGGCGGTGGACCCCAAGGGCCAGCATTTGGTCACCGCTGGCTTGGACAGGGCTGTGAAAGTCTGGGACATTCGTATGCTGGTGCACGACAAGCCGCTGACTCACTTCCAGCTGCGTCTGCCCGCCAACGAACTGGATGTGTCGCAACGTGGCATGCTGGCGCTATCGCAGGGCACCTATCTGGAGACCTACTCGGATCTGCTCTCCGGCGGAGGTTCGGGTGACGGAACCCGGTTGCCTTATATCCGCCAGCGCTGCGATGCCTTCGTCCACGGGCTGCGTTTCTGCCCGTACGAAGATGTGCTCGGTGTGGCGACGGCCAAGGGCTTCCAATCGCTATTGGTGCCCGGCTCTGGAGAGCCAAACTTCGATGCTATGGAAGACAACCCGTATGAGACTTCGAAGCAACGACGCGAGCACGAGGTCCACGCTCTGCTGGAGAAGATTCCGCCCGATCTGATCACCCTGGATCCGCAAGAGATCACTGGCGTGGATGCGCCCACGCTGCAGGAGAAGATCGATGCCAAGAGGAAGCTGTTCCATTTGAAGGCGCCGCGCATCAACATGAAAACGCGCCACAAGATGAAGGGACGTGGCGGCACCGCCAAGGCGGCGCGCAACAAACAGATCGTCAAGGATGCCAAGCGAAAG GAGTTTATTGCCGAGGTGCGCGAGGCCAAGAAGAACGTTATCAAGCAGCACAAAGTCGACGAGGTGGGTGCCAAGGGCAAGCCCAAGACCAAGGCACCACGCTCCGTTCTGGATCGTTTCAAACCCAAGCCacccaaaaaacagaaaacctGA
- the LOC6725420 gene encoding zinc finger and SCAN domain-containing protein 21: MSHKRCLAISMDKKNEVIEFGLPGNSDYMDEDNRGNVRVMNTSDDATYVLLDNLGNEFEEDIIIVNENGVEKEMLMSKELHDYIVGSRMKDLADDEQMPQFLVRELDMSEVGDLVEVEQEVEQEVDYGDYEHETSYGHPRDNEREEEDLDMYPPSSPSLPPSPPRPPPPVVQPASKARNSTRQIALRSFVSQKNNDDDDGSVKDVKPSEKMLEEFKGPRRYMLFDDLVATIVDFDEDSTPLVEFSMISDIVDEKLPVECGICPDVMHKSKLSKHHKTHLVPGTNRYACIYCTETYRDCKYLAGHARRHMGIRPYVCELCTLYFSTKQDLRVHNQRRHLEKEHICEVCGKTFAQNTQLKRHREATHEKKRRFQCQYCQKAYYKNFSLQEHIRNVHMGKRRMLKCPFCGMQCRDAHKMARHRKEMHLSQGTYVCHLCQEEFTDISYFDAHKRSIQCRSNTRRFVKADGNREGSDSESISGRNIDGQDDEYDGMGPLQEEYDEDDGLLVEDNQPDEQGSSSNRQYLDGSDQQYVQLSDYDDQQLLVENAVDAEDGGEDLDELLNEDEYFNAVQQHHQQQALQQFHHSRGQDYNDGLIYEITLKTEDN, from the coding sequence ATGAGCCACAAACGCTGCCTTGCGATAAGCATGGACAAAAAGAACGAAGTAATCGAATTTGGGCTGCCGGGCAATAGCGATTACATGGACGAAGACAACCGTGGGAACGTTCGCGTGATGAACACCAGCGATGATGCCACCTACGTGCTTCTGGACAACCTGGGCAACGAGTTCGAAGAGgacatcatcatcgtcaacGAGAATGGCGTGGAGAAGGAGATGCTGATGAGCAAGGAGCTGCACGACTATATAGTGGGCTCCCGGATGAAGGATTTGGCGGATGACGAACAGATGCCCCAGTTTCTGGTCAGAGAATTGGATATGAGCGAAGTGGGGGACTTGGTGGAGGTGGAACAGGAAGTGGAACAGGAGGTGGACTACGGCGACTACGAGCACGAAACTAGCTACGGCCATCCGCGCGATAACGAAAGGGAGGAAGAGGATCTGGATATGTATCCACCGTCGTCACCCTCGCTGCCACCATCGCCACCAAGGCCGCCGCCGCCTGTTGTCCAGCCCGCTAGCAAAGCTAGAAATTCTACCCGCCAGATCGCCTTACGCAGCTTTGTCAGCCAAAAAaacaacgacgacgatgatggcAGCGTGAAGGATGTGAAGCCAAGCGAAAAGATGCTGGAGGAGTTCAAGGGACCACGCCGCTACATGCTTTTCGACGACCTGGTAGCCACCATTGTGGACTTTGACGAGGACAGCACACCCCTTGTGGAGTTCTCCATGATCAGCGACATCGTGGACGAGAAGCTGCCGGTTGAGTGCGGCATTTGCCCAGATGTGATGCACAAATCAAAGCTGTCCAAGCACCACAAGACCCATCTGGTGCCTGGCACCAATCGCTATGCTTGCATCTACTGCACGGAAACGTATCGCGACTGCAAGTACCTGGCCGGACATGCGCGACGCCACATGGGCATCCGACCATACGTCTGCGAACTGTGCACCCTATACTTTTCGACCAAGCAGGATTTGCGCGTGCACAATCAGCGCCGCCATCTGGAGAAGGAGCATATTTGCGAAGTGTGCGGCAAGACGTTCGCACAGAATACCCAGCTGAAGCGGCATCGCGAGGCGACGCACGAGAAGAAGCGGCGATTCCAGTGCCAGTACTGCCAGAAGGCCTATTACAAGAATTTCTCTCTGCAGGAGCACATCCGCAATGTCCACATGGGCAAGCGGCGGATGCTCAAATGCCCATTCTGTGGCATGCAGTGTCGCGATGCCCACAAAATGGCCCGTCATCGTAAGGAGATGCATCTGAGCCAGGGCACATACGTGTGCCATTTGTGCCAGGAGGAGTTCACCGACATTAGCTACTTCGATGCCCACAAGCGTTCGATTCAGTGCCGTAGCAACACGCGTCGCTTTGTGAAAGCGGATGGGAATCGTGAAGGATCCGATTCGGAATCCATTTCGGGTCGCAATATAGATGGCCAGGACGACGAATACGACGGCATGGGCCCCCTGCAGGAGGAGTacgacgaggacgacggcCTGTTGGTTGAGGACAATCAACCAGACGAGCAGGGCTCGTCGTCCAATCGCCAATATCTAGACGGGAGCGATCAACAGTATGTGCAGCTTTCGGATTACGATGACCAGCAACTGCTGGTGGAGAACGCAGTGGACGCAGAGGACGGCGGCGAGGATTTAGATGAGCTGCTAAACGAGGATGAATACTTTAACGCTGTCCAAcagcatcaccagcagcaggcgcTGCAGCAGTTTCATCATAGCCGAGGGCAGGACTACAACGACGGGCTGATATATGAAATCACCTTGAAGACTGAGGATAACTGA
- the LOC6725419 gene encoding uncharacterized protein LOC6725419: protein MFSSSASAASTSFNLGQLLPLAIAIGVLHLPQFLCHAAWATRTPENFINDTTTATKTMQIEAMQVNCSRELLEMHLELSRPFRGLLYAKDFPLECRARGKDSTRLHLRIPTSGCGVRAEPLEDGSLEYTVRVMLQKEQKLRQSTDILSSVRCQLPANAMGMPLPVLRQEKGHDRNARMRALAAAAAPAIGATSPINQQQRDTPRVRIWLELGGPNGTGSVEVGVATTLTVRAIVPGNIGVRVVDCAALDGLGESTQQLLDARGCPIDEQVMPALHTQHRPAEEGWSKQHEEDLVERTFAATFPAFKFPDRERLHVSCGVQLCKGKCPTLNCRLKTPSPALSAEQHLARIEVFNSLAVTAPQIEVDRLRYDRRHNMSGEDYAPHVRGQVMPGEGTLCLSISKLAISFCVLGLIFLVAVVVAIFSLIRSRRRERRHGAGLSLGLGVGLGIAGTSTSNSSSRLHRDRAEICTSMFSSSSESAQSQPRFGAKFLMPYYPNTLPYGRVY, encoded by the exons ATGTTCTCCTCCAGCGCCTCGGCCGCGTCCACATCCTTCAATCTCGGCCAGCTGCTGCCTTTGGCCATCGCCATCGGAGTGTTGCATCTGCCGCAGTTTCTGTGTCATGCTGCCTGGGCAACCAGAACGCCGGAAAATTTCATTAACGATACAACCACCGCCACTAAGACCATGCAAATCGAGGCGATGCAGGTGAACTGCAGCCGGGAGCTGCTCGAGATGCATCTGGAGTTGAGCCGTCCCTTTCGGGGATTACTCTACGCAAAGGACTTTCCGCTGGAGTGCCGTGCACGTGGCAAGGACTCGACGCGTCTGCATCTGCGCATCCCAACATCGGGATGCGGAGTGAGGGCGGAGCCCCTGGAGGACGGCAGTCTGGAGTACACGGTGCGTGTGATGCTGCAAAAGGAGCAGAAGCTGCGCCAGAGCACCGACATCCTTAGCTCGGTGAGGTGCCAACTGCCGGCCAATGCGATGGGCATGCCACTGCCGGTGTTGCGACAGGAAAAGGGTCACGATAG AAATGCCAGGATGCGAGCtttggcagctgctgcagctccagcgATTGGCGCCACTTCACCCatcaaccagcagcagcgggacaCGCCACGCGTGAGGATCTGGCTGGAGTTGGGCGGTCCCAATGGCACCGGATCCGtggaggtgggcgtggccaccaCGCTGACGGTGAGAGCCATCGTGCCCGGAAACATCGGAGTGCGGGTGGTGGACTGTGCGGCACTCGATGGCCTGGGCGAATCCACGCAGCAATTACTCGATGCCCGCGGCTGTCCCATCGACGAGCAG GTAATGCCCGCTCTGCACACCCAGCACCGACCGGCGGAGGAGGGATGGTCCAAGCAGCACGAGGAAGACCTGGTCGAGCGGACGTTCGCGGCCACGTTTCCCGCCTTCAAGTTCCCGGACCGCGAGCGCCTACACGTCAGCTGTGGCGTGCAGCTTTGCAAGGGGAAGTGTCCGACT CTAAATTGTCGCCTGAAGACGCCTTCGCCGGCACTGAGCGCCGAGCAGCACCTGGCACGCATCGAGGTGTTCAATTCGCTGGCCGTGACAGCTCCTCAAATCGAGGTGGACCGCCTGCGCTACGACAGGCGCCACAACATGAGCG GCGAGGATTATGCGCCGCATGTGAGGGGCCAAGTGATGCCCGGCGAGGGAACGCTCTGTCTGTCCATCTCCAAGCTGGCCATCTCGTTCTGCGTTCTGGGCCTGATCTTCCTGGTGGCCGTGGTGGTGGCCATCTTCTCGCTGATACGCTCGCGTCGCCGGGAGCGTCGTCATGGAGCTGGCTTGAGTCTGGGTCTGGGAGTGGGCCTGGGCATCGCCGGGACGAGCACGTCGAACAGCAGCAGTCGATTGCATCGGGATCGTGCCGAGATCTGCACCTCGATGTTCTCATCCAGCAGCGAATCGGCGCAATCGCAGCCGCGTTTCGGGGCCAAGTTCCTCATGCCCTACTATCCGAATACCCTGCCCTACGGCCGTGTCTACTAA
- the LOC6725416 gene encoding glutamate--cysteine ligase codes for MGLLSEGSPLSWEETKALADHVREHGVNQFINLYHRLKDRQGDILKWGDEVEYIIVKFDDDQKVARVALRAQDLLAQLNEKELADPNGVKSLWRPEYGAYMIEGTPGKPFGGLMAHFNLVEANMRYRREEVTELLAKDECVMSITNFPRLGAPNFTYPLAQPRPEDPLSSARSLYFPDEAIFPGHPRFKTLTRNIRKRRGEKVSIKLKVFKDTKTKLPVEGAPPGEPDVVLLDAMGFGMGCCCLQLTFQACNITEARRLYDQLAPLCPIMLALTAASPIYRGYLTESDCRWNVISSSVDCRTEEERGLAPLDQQKFKIAKSRYDSIDSYLSPEGAKYNDVPLTYDEKVYQRLVEGGIDHLLAQHVAHLFIRDTVSLFSEKVHQNDNEDTDHFENIQSTNWQTMRFKPPPPNSSIGWRVEFRPCEAQISDFENAAIVCFVVLLTRVILSYQLNFLTPISKVDENMQTAQKRDACRKEKFWFRKSSKTTEQRAAKAQKQAQAQAQAQAQTNGKANLNGNGLANGNGNGSENGDQEEQQQPLTNGSAKMNGHGNGTTNGTTNGTNGSSNGSSNGADSDHTDTDDEENELFQLLSINEIFNGKPNVFPGLVPLIRSYLQSMEVDTDTHCTIEQYLRFIQKRAAGELITTATWMREQVLSHPDYKQDSVVSERINYDLLKRIQGIQEGKQVEPALLGQDYHSKTKTKDFIPPALQKQLAKNGCCEEK; via the exons ATGGGTCTACTGAGCGAGGGCAGTCCACTCTCCTGGGAGGAGACCAAGGCGCTGGCTGACCATGTGCGCGAGCATGGCGTGAATCAGTTCATCAACCTGTACCACAGACTCAAGGATCGCCAGGGTGACATACTCAAATGGGGCGACGAGGTGGAGTACATCATTGTCAAGTTCGACGATGATCAGAAGGTGGCACGTGTGGCGCTGCGCGCCCAGGATCTGCTGGCGCAGCTCAATGAGAAGGAACTGGCCGATCCCAATGGCGTCAAGTCGCTGTGGCGTCCGGAATACGGAGCCTACATGATTGAGGGCACACCGGGCAAGCCCTTTGGCGGTCTGATGGCACACTTCAATCTGGTGGAGGCCAATATGCGCTATCGTCGCGAGGAGGTCAccgagctgctggccaaggacGAGTGCGTCATGTCCATTACGAACTTCCCGCGACTCGGCGCACCAAATTTCACTTATCCGCTGGCCCAGCCGCGTCCCGAGGATCCTCTCAGTTCAGCCCGCTCGCTCTACTTCCCGGATGAGGCCATCTTTCCGGGTCACCCGCGTTTCAAGACCCTCACGCGTAACATTCGCAAGCGACGCGGCGAGAAGGTGTCCATCAAGCTAAAGG TTTTCAAGGACACAAAGACGAAGCTACCGGTGGAGGGTGCGCCGCCTGGCGAACCGGATGTGGTGCTCCTGGACGCCATGGGCTTCGGcatgggctgctgctgcttgcagCTCACCTTCCAGGCCTGTAACATCACGGAGGCGCGTCGCCTCTACGACCAGCTGGCTCCACTCTGTCCGATCATGTTGGCTCTGACGGCCGCTTCGCCCATTTACAGGGGCTATCTAACCGAGTCGGATTGCCGCTGGAATGTGATTAGCTCCTCGGTGGATTGCCGCACGGAAGAGGAACGCGGACTGGCGCCGCTGGATCAGCAAAAGTTCAAGATAGCCAAGTCGCGATACGATTCGATTGACTCGTATTTGTCGCCCGAGGGAGCCAAATACAACGATGTGCCGCTCACATACGATGAGAAGGTCTATCAGCGTCTGGTGGAGGGCGGCATCGATCATCTGTTGGCCCAGCATGTGGCCCATTTGTTTATACGCGACACCGTGTCGCTGTTCAGCGAGAAGGTGCATCAAAACGACAACGAGGATACGGATCATTTTGAGAACATTCAGTCCACCAACTGGCAGACCATGCGCTTCAAGCCGCCGCCACCGAACAGCTCGATAGGCTGGCGTGTGGAGTTCCGACCTTGCGAGGCGCAGATCAGTGATTTCGAGAATGCGGCCATCGTGTGCTTTGTGGTGCTGCTCACCCGTGTGATCCTCTCCTACCAGCTGAACTTCCTAACGCCGATCAGCAAGGTGGACGAGAACATGCAGACGGCCCAGAAGCGGGATGCTTGTCGCAAGGAGAAGTTTTGGTTCCGCAAATCCTCGAAGACCACCGAGCAGAGGGCGGCTAAGGCGCAAAAGCAGGCACAAGCTCAAGCTCAAGCTCAGGCCCAGACCAATGGCAAGGCCAATTTGAATGGCAATGGactggcaaatggaaatgggaatggcagCGAGAACGGTgaccaggaggagcagcagcagcctctGACCAATGGTTCGGCCAAGATGAATGGCCACGGAAATGGCACCACTAATGGCACCACTAACGGCACCAATGGCTCCTCCAATGGATCATCGAATGGCGCCGATAGCGATCACACCGACACCGATGACGAGGAGAATGAGCTTTTCCAGTTGCTGTCCATCAATGAGATCTTCAATGGAAAG CCCAACGTATTTCCGGGTCTGGTGCCATTGATCCGCAGCTATCTGCAGTCCATGGAGGTGGACACCGATACGCATTGCACCATTGAACAGTATCTTCGCTTTATCCAGAAGCGTGCCGCCGGCGAGTTGATCACCACGGCCACCTGGATGCGCGAACAGGTGCTTAGCCACCCGGACTACAA GCAGGATTCCGTGGTGAGCGAGCGCATCAACTACGATTTGCTGAAACGCATCCAAGGCATCCAGGAGGGCAAGCAGGTGGAGCCGGCGCTGCTCGGACAAGACTATCATTCCAAGACGAAGACGAAAGACTTCATTCCGCCGGCCTTGCAGAAGCAGTTGGCCAAGAACGGCTGCTGCGAGGAGAAATGA